The following are encoded together in the Vibrio sp. FE10 genome:
- the trbB gene encoding type-F conjugative transfer system pilin assembly thiol-disulfide isomerase TrbB translates to MLIRTLLLCLFALSPLSAAQASPNDDYAMVFFFRSDCPYCHRFAPKLKHVTELQQLQTYAFSLDGQSIPHYPVPIPATPEISQMFFDNPRSITVPATFFINVNSQKFVRLSIGDVSADVLNQSITRILSDPKTLEALQ, encoded by the coding sequence ATGTTAATCCGAACCCTATTATTATGCCTCTTTGCCCTGTCACCACTATCAGCGGCTCAGGCCTCCCCGAACGACGACTATGCGATGGTGTTTTTCTTTCGAAGTGATTGCCCTTACTGTCACCGCTTCGCGCCTAAGCTGAAACACGTTACTGAGCTTCAGCAATTACAAACATACGCGTTTTCACTCGATGGTCAATCGATCCCACATTACCCCGTACCTATTCCAGCTACGCCGGAGATAAGTCAAATGTTTTTTGATAATCCTCGGAGTATCACTGTGCCTGCGACATTTTTCATCAATGTGAACTCTCAAAAGTTTGTGCGTCTGTCGATTGGGGATGTATCAGCTGATGTATTGAACCAAAGTATCACGCGCATTTTAAGCGATCCTAAGACACTGGAGGCGTTGCAATGA